In one Chitinispirillum alkaliphilum genomic region, the following are encoded:
- a CDS encoding trypsin-like serine protease, with protein sequence MVISLVFFVNCSFAEQNEQPRPQRGSVEFGANTPPAQENRDQIERFRNVFVNIAREVVPYVVSVIPTKIDTVLFHQNPFYRQFNGEGQNQSDDGELFFDSEEYGNVAPESRERRQEGLGSGVIVSKEGYIITNYHVIAGAAEIEIRMSNDRTFSTELVGIDSLSDLAVLKITGNVPEDLPVAYLADSDSVEPGDWVVAVGNPFSLTSSVTAGIVSALGRQVGDASQYQDFIQTDAAINPGNSGGALVNIYGELVGINTLIYSKTGGFIGIGFAIPINMAKKIMMDLIYEGKVSRGWIGISIQDLNNVSREALGLNYNYTGVLISDLFRGEPAQRAGLKRGDVIVSIDGKQINNSNHLRNTIASFDPGKIITITIIRNGKEKQVTMTVSQRPEQLPSLPPSHHPENERTPPAFPQSQNADPQVQKGAGITVCNITNELRSKFNILYNVEGVMVLDVCENVRDNRSTLLTGDVIKEVRVRGYSPHLISSKREFKNFSQTLKPGDPVMIMVQREQNAFFVEFRLE encoded by the coding sequence GTGGTTATCTCCCTTGTGTTTTTTGTAAATTGTAGCTTTGCAGAGCAGAACGAGCAACCCAGGCCCCAGCGGGGCAGTGTAGAATTCGGGGCAAACACCCCCCCGGCTCAGGAAAACAGAGATCAGATTGAACGGTTCAGGAATGTTTTTGTCAACATTGCAAGAGAAGTTGTACCGTATGTGGTTTCTGTTATCCCGACCAAAATAGACACTGTCCTGTTTCATCAAAACCCCTTCTACCGTCAGTTTAATGGTGAGGGGCAGAACCAAAGCGATGATGGGGAGCTTTTCTTCGACTCCGAAGAGTATGGTAACGTAGCCCCGGAATCCAGGGAGAGAAGACAGGAGGGGCTGGGCAGTGGGGTAATAGTCTCTAAAGAGGGCTACATTATAACAAATTACCATGTCATTGCCGGTGCCGCAGAGATTGAAATCAGAATGTCAAATGACAGAACTTTCAGCACCGAGTTGGTTGGTATCGATTCACTGAGTGATCTGGCGGTGCTGAAGATTACGGGAAATGTCCCGGAAGATCTGCCGGTGGCTTATCTGGCGGATTCAGATTCTGTAGAGCCAGGGGACTGGGTTGTGGCCGTGGGGAATCCATTCTCCCTTACCTCCTCTGTGACAGCGGGTATTGTATCGGCGCTTGGACGACAGGTCGGAGATGCTTCTCAGTATCAGGATTTCATCCAAACCGATGCTGCAATCAATCCGGGAAACAGCGGTGGTGCCCTTGTAAATATCTACGGGGAACTGGTGGGAATAAATACCCTTATCTACTCCAAAACCGGAGGCTTCATCGGTATAGGATTCGCAATTCCCATCAATATGGCAAAAAAAATAATGATGGATCTCATCTATGAGGGAAAAGTATCCAGAGGATGGATCGGTATTTCCATTCAGGATCTCAACAACGTGTCAAGAGAAGCCCTCGGGCTGAATTACAACTACACAGGTGTGTTAATTTCCGACCTCTTCAGAGGGGAGCCTGCTCAGAGAGCAGGGCTTAAAAGAGGAGATGTTATCGTTTCCATCGATGGAAAACAGATCAACAATTCAAACCATCTCAGAAACACAATAGCCTCCTTCGATCCAGGAAAAATTATCACCATTACCATCATAAGAAACGGTAAAGAAAAGCAGGTCACAATGACTGTCTCCCAAAGGCCTGAACAGTTGCCCTCTTTGCCTCCCTCACACCATCCTGAAAACGAGCGCACCCCTCCCGCCTTCCCACAATCCCAAAACGCAGACCCTCAAGTCCAGAAAGGCGCAGGGATCACCGTGTGTAATATCACCAATGAGTTGCGCTCGAAATTCAATATCCTCTACAACGTGGAGGGGGTGATGGTGCTGGATGTTTGCGAAAATGTAAGGGACAACAGATCGACTTTGTTAACCGGTGATGTTATAAAGGAAGTAAGGGTGAGGGGGTATTCCCCTCACCTTATCAGTTCAAAAAGAGAATTTAAAAATTTCTCTCAAACTCTGAAACCGGGGGATCCGGTTATGATAATGGTGCAAAGGGAACAAAATGCATTCTTTGTTGAGTTTCGGTTAGAGTGA
- a CDS encoding Endo-1,4-beta-glucanase — protein sequence MQWFNNLYTDNAINALANGWEADVIRLSLYANEGGYADGNATQRRQWRDRIDQLISIASNYGLYVIIDWHMLNPGDPNLNIDAAVEFFTYMAQRHGNKKNVIFEICNEPNDHGVDYEVTWDNHIKPYADSLISVIRRNEPGNHKNIIIVGTPTWASSPNDVIGNEVNAPENVMYTMHFYAASHLATGEYMDKMMQAVHAGLPIFVSEFGTQGYCGGDPGTDRWANDFTSSQMWLDTLAKYKISWCNWNYSTDVRSGAVFRPGTVNGWSPVSAFSDPSNLKEAGLWIMDQIKNRVPQNRELVRNGNFTAGSTNWEFHNWGSGSGRGSVINGSYHFETTISGTNIYDNTLRQMPFTLRNGRLYHFSFDARGNGSKALHSFIMAPTEPYQVYNSIQVVPGTTTSRYSQVFVMEDATDANVSLQFQSGIGAGTIVLDNVSIMELVDSALFITSPAGGEEYRAGDTINISWLSTPDIEQVDLFYSRDGGNWIPIETAVANSGSYTWRAPAILSDNIRIRVAARNVSGVSDITAGSISIVEGGKQVPEILVNPVASSIVYGQTLSQSLLSGGQASVSGAFSFADDTKVLDAGTINAEVVFTPEDEENWTSITFTVTVEVQRRGLEIIAGEGTKTYGDEDPELAYTLNGELVGQDSIVGNLTREAGEDVGTYAITVGNLSAGDNYLLTFVGNTFTVNPRPLTVKADSQSMAYGDEEPELTFDIINGSLVDGDSFSGSLQRVAGLDVGIYSISQGSLSAGINYEILFIGDTLRIIPKEITVKADPKRKVIGENDPELTYQVTDGNLIGDDSFSGSLSREEGEEIGVYLITQGDLSAGSNYNLTFVADTFRITQMVITVRAEESSKIYGDDDPVFTFNFEPNTIDGSVFSGSLSREPGENVGIYTITLGSLSAGDTYEIEYIENTFTISPKPITITANSQSKVFGNDDPDFTFSVTAGELIVDDNITGTLTRDTGENVGSYALRIGTISAGDNYDISLENALLTINPRPISVRANAGTKMFGENDPPLTFAITQGSLVGYDTFSGTLSRTPGEEVGMYTITLGSLTAGDNYLINFESDVFRIVRNASRELVRNGDFSNGSQYWNFYNWGSGSGRGSVVNETYHFETTIAGSNIWDNTLRQMPFTLHNGYLYRLSYDARGDGTKPLYAYVMMPDDPYDVYFSNQIIPATTFSRYSEVFMMEGPTDNSASLQFQSGIAVGTIFLDNVSLQEITDSAIFINAPIAGSIYQYQDPITIEWLSTPDIENVTIYYSLDSETWITIAEGIANDRSYTWNAPAISSNTVSFKVSAHNMPGVIDITAGTVTIEYEGKHIPEIIDAPFVSPIVYGQTLNQSVLSGGQASTPGNFYFTDTSTVYGAGNASVEVEFIPTDEDNWERITFTVSIEVLRKELNITATESSKVYGDQDPAFDYTITSGSLIGEDEISGALSREPGENAGTYSILIGDLSAGNNYNISFTPNTFTITPRAITVKADSQSKEYGDSDPQLSFDIISGSLLSGDSFTGTLVRESGEDVGEYLITLGDLSASDNYSLTFIGDTLTITPRAVTVKADSQSKEYGDSDPQLSFEIISGTLLSGDSFTGTLTRESGEDVGEYLITLGDLRVCDNYSLTFIGDTLIITPRAITVKADSQSKEYGDEDPQLSFDIVSGSFLSDDSFTGTLIRESGEDVGEYLISLGDLSAGDNYSLTFIGDTLTITPRAITVKADPQ from the coding sequence TTGCAATGGTTTAATAATTTGTACACAGATAATGCAATTAACGCTCTTGCAAATGGTTGGGAAGCTGACGTAATCAGATTGTCATTATATGCAAATGAGGGTGGATACGCCGATGGTAATGCTACCCAACGCAGACAATGGAGAGATCGTATTGATCAATTGATCTCTATTGCATCTAACTATGGACTATATGTGATCATTGATTGGCATATGCTCAATCCCGGTGATCCCAATCTAAATATTGATGCAGCTGTAGAGTTCTTTACATATATGGCTCAAAGGCATGGAAACAAAAAAAATGTTATCTTTGAAATCTGTAATGAGCCAAATGATCACGGTGTAGACTATGAAGTGACCTGGGATAACCACATAAAACCCTATGCAGATTCTCTTATCAGTGTGATTCGAAGAAACGAACCGGGTAACCACAAGAATATCATCATTGTAGGTACTCCCACTTGGGCTTCAAGTCCAAACGATGTAATCGGAAATGAAGTTAACGCGCCGGAAAATGTGATGTACACGATGCATTTTTATGCAGCCTCGCATCTTGCAACAGGCGAATACATGGATAAGATGATGCAGGCTGTTCATGCTGGCTTACCAATATTTGTATCAGAATTTGGAACACAGGGCTATTGCGGAGGTGATCCCGGAACTGATCGCTGGGCAAATGATTTTACATCCTCACAAATGTGGCTCGATACTCTGGCAAAATACAAAATCAGCTGGTGTAACTGGAATTACTCTACAGATGTTAGAAGTGGTGCAGTTTTCAGACCCGGAACCGTAAATGGGTGGTCGCCTGTTTCTGCCTTCTCAGACCCGTCAAATCTTAAAGAAGCTGGCCTCTGGATAATGGACCAGATTAAAAACCGGGTTCCCCAGAATCGTGAGCTTGTTAGAAACGGCAATTTTACTGCAGGTTCCACGAATTGGGAATTTCATAACTGGGGATCCGGATCGGGTCGCGGATCTGTTATAAATGGTTCCTATCATTTCGAAACTACCATTTCAGGCACAAATATCTATGATAACACTCTTAGACAGATGCCTTTTACCTTAAGAAACGGACGTTTGTATCATTTTAGTTTTGATGCAAGAGGTAATGGCAGTAAAGCTCTTCACTCATTTATTATGGCACCAACGGAACCATATCAGGTGTATAATAGCATTCAGGTTGTGCCGGGGACTACAACTTCGAGATATTCACAAGTGTTTGTTATGGAGGATGCAACAGATGCCAATGTATCTCTGCAGTTTCAGTCTGGAATCGGTGCTGGTACAATCGTTCTTGACAATGTTTCTATTATGGAACTGGTCGATTCCGCTCTGTTTATCACTTCTCCAGCCGGAGGTGAAGAGTATAGGGCTGGTGATACAATTAACATATCCTGGTTATCTACACCTGATATTGAGCAAGTAGATCTGTTTTATTCACGGGATGGAGGAAACTGGATTCCTATAGAAACTGCAGTTGCAAATAGTGGAAGTTACACTTGGAGAGCTCCTGCGATTTTGTCTGATAATATTCGCATAAGAGTTGCCGCACGAAATGTTTCTGGTGTAAGCGATATTACAGCTGGTTCAATCTCGATTGTAGAAGGTGGTAAGCAAGTTCCTGAGATTCTTGTAAACCCCGTGGCATCATCGATTGTTTACGGGCAAACTCTCAGCCAATCATTACTGAGCGGTGGGCAAGCGTCGGTATCTGGAGCATTCTCTTTTGCGGATGATACGAAAGTTTTGGATGCCGGAACTATAAATGCTGAGGTTGTTTTCACCCCTGAAGATGAAGAAAACTGGACAAGTATTACGTTCACTGTCACTGTAGAGGTACAAAGAAGGGGGCTTGAAATCATTGCCGGAGAAGGTACTAAAACTTATGGTGATGAAGATCCCGAGTTGGCTTATACTTTAAACGGAGAACTTGTAGGTCAAGACAGCATAGTCGGAAACCTTACGCGTGAAGCAGGTGAAGATGTTGGTACCTATGCCATAACTGTTGGAAATCTCAGTGCAGGTGATAATTATCTACTTACATTCGTTGGCAATACTTTTACAGTAAACCCACGACCACTGACTGTAAAAGCCGATTCTCAAAGCATGGCTTATGGCGATGAGGAACCTGAGCTTACATTTGATATCATAAATGGATCTCTTGTGGATGGAGACAGCTTTAGTGGCTCACTCCAAAGGGTGGCAGGACTGGATGTAGGAATTTACTCAATTTCGCAAGGTTCTCTTAGTGCTGGAATTAATTATGAAATACTTTTTATAGGCGATACTCTCAGAATCATTCCAAAAGAGATCACGGTTAAGGCTGATCCTAAAAGAAAAGTAATTGGAGAGAATGATCCTGAACTTACCTACCAGGTAACTGATGGGAATCTTATCGGTGATGATAGCTTCAGTGGTTCACTCTCAAGAGAAGAGGGGGAAGAGATTGGGGTGTATCTAATTACTCAGGGTGACCTTAGTGCTGGGAGCAATTATAATCTTACTTTTGTAGCCGATACATTCAGGATCACACAAATGGTGATAACTGTCAGGGCTGAAGAGAGTAGCAAAATATATGGTGATGATGATCCGGTATTTACGTTTAATTTTGAACCAAATACTATAGATGGGTCTGTTTTCTCTGGTTCACTTTCGCGGGAGCCGGGAGAAAATGTCGGTATCTATACCATTACACTTGGAAGCTTAAGTGCCGGTGATACATATGAGATTGAATATATTGAAAATACCTTCACGATTTCACCAAAGCCCATAACAATTACAGCAAATTCCCAGAGCAAGGTGTTCGGGAATGATGATCCTGATTTTACCTTTAGTGTTACAGCTGGTGAGCTTATCGTTGATGACAATATAACAGGAACACTTACACGTGATACAGGAGAAAATGTAGGCTCCTATGCACTTAGAATCGGAACTATCAGTGCAGGTGACAATTACGATATATCATTGGAAAACGCTCTGTTAACAATCAACCCAAGACCGATTTCAGTGAGAGCAAATGCAGGGACCAAGATGTTTGGAGAGAACGATCCACCCCTTACATTTGCAATTACTCAAGGGTCACTTGTTGGATATGATACCTTCTCCGGAACACTCAGTCGTACTCCAGGTGAAGAAGTGGGTATGTATACCATAACTTTGGGTTCTTTAACAGCCGGAGATAATTACCTTATCAATTTTGAAAGTGATGTTTTTAGAATCGTCCGAAATGCATCCAGAGAGCTGGTTCGTAACGGTGATTTCTCGAATGGCTCACAGTACTGGAATTTTTACAACTGGGGGTCAGGATCCGGTCGTGGATCTGTTGTAAATGAAACTTACCATTTTGAGACCACAATCGCTGGAAGTAATATCTGGGATAACACTCTCCGGCAGATGCCTTTCACTCTTCACAACGGATATTTATACAGGCTTAGTTATGATGCAAGGGGTGATGGGACAAAGCCACTTTATGCATATGTAATGATGCCTGATGATCCATATGATGTTTACTTCAGTAATCAGATAATACCTGCAACAACTTTTTCGCGCTACTCCGAAGTGTTTATGATGGAAGGGCCAACGGATAATAGTGCTTCTCTTCAATTTCAGTCTGGTATAGCAGTAGGAACCATCTTTTTAGATAACGTTAGTCTTCAGGAAATAACCGATTCAGCTATCTTTATCAATGCACCTATTGCCGGGTCAATTTACCAGTACCAGGACCCGATTACTATCGAATGGCTGTCGACTCCCGACATTGAAAATGTCACCATTTACTATTCCCTTGATAGTGAAACCTGGATTACTATTGCGGAGGGAATTGCTAATGACAGAAGTTATACCTGGAATGCACCAGCTATCTCTTCAAATACTGTTTCCTTTAAAGTTTCAGCTCATAACATGCCAGGTGTCATTGATATAACTGCCGGAACAGTAACTATAGAGTATGAGGGTAAGCATATTCCAGAAATAATAGATGCACCTTTCGTATCTCCAATAGTGTATGGACAAACACTCAATCAATCGGTATTGTCTGGTGGTCAGGCTTCAACACCCGGCAATTTCTATTTCACCGATACATCAACTGTATATGGCGCGGGTAATGCATCTGTTGAGGTAGAGTTTATCCCAACTGATGAAGATAATTGGGAAAGAATAACTTTCACTGTCAGTATTGAAGTACTCAGGAAAGAGTTAAACATCACAGCGACCGAAAGCTCAAAAGTCTATGGCGATCAGGACCCTGCTTTTGATTATACTATTACATCTGGTTCGCTGATTGGGGAAGACGAAATCAGCGGTGCCCTCAGTCGCGAGCCGGGTGAAAACGCAGGTACATATTCTATTTTAATAGGCGATCTAAGTGCCGGCAATAATTATAATATCAGTTTTACACCTAATACCTTTACTATCACTCCCAGAGCAATTACAGTAAAAGCAGATTCACAAAGTAAGGAGTATGGAGACTCAGATCCTCAGCTGAGTTTTGATATAATATCAGGTTCTCTTCTTTCCGGTGATAGCTTCACAGGTACATTGGTTCGTGAATCTGGTGAAGATGTTGGTGAATATCTCATAACATTAGGCGACCTTAGCGCCAGTGATAATTACTCTCTTACCTTTATTGGTGATACTCTTACTATCACCCCAAGAGCAGTTACAGTAAAGGCTGATTCACAGAGTAAGGAGTATGGTGACTCAGATCCTCAGCTGAGTTTTGAGATAATCTCAGGCACTCTTCTTTCCGGTGATAGCTTCACAGGTACATTGACCCGTGAATCAGGTGAAGATGTTGGTGAATATCTCATAACGCTGGGAGACTTAAGAGTCTGTGATAATTACTCTCTTACCTTTATTGGTGACACTCTTATTATCACTCCCAGAGCAATTACAGTAAAGGCTGATTCACAGAGTAAGGAGTATGGTGATGAAGATCCTCAGCTGAGTTTTGATATAGTATCAGGCTCTTTTCTTTCAGATGATAGCTTTACAGGTACATTGATCCGTGAATCTGGCGAGGATGTTGGTGAATACCTCATATCATTAGGCGATCTTAGCGCCGGAGATAATTACTCTCTTACCTTTATTGGTGATACTCTTACTATCACCCCAAGAGCAATTACAGTAAAGGCTGATCCACAAAA
- a CDS encoding Ribose 5-phosphate isomerase, producing MDRESTICVAGDHAGFELKEKIKSYLEQKGLAVVDCGAKEYDGEDDYPIFASALASSISKGECRRGVLFCGTGVGASIAANRYKGVRAALCFTPEMAQMSRAHNDSNVLVLGARTTPENTAKQILDEWLDGEFSAGRHSRRVKQLDNLPEK from the coding sequence ATGGATAGAGAAAGTACAATTTGTGTTGCTGGTGATCACGCTGGCTTTGAATTAAAGGAAAAAATCAAATCATATCTTGAGCAAAAAGGACTGGCCGTCGTTGATTGTGGTGCTAAGGAATACGATGGTGAAGATGATTACCCGATTTTTGCTTCCGCTCTGGCTTCCTCGATTTCTAAAGGTGAGTGCAGACGTGGAGTGTTGTTTTGCGGAACGGGAGTAGGGGCTTCCATTGCAGCCAACCGCTACAAGGGTGTGCGTGCAGCTCTCTGTTTTACCCCGGAAATGGCACAGATGAGCAGAGCTCATAATGATTCAAATGTCCTGGTGCTCGGTGCAAGAACTACACCCGAAAATACTGCCAAACAAATCCTTGATGAGTGGCTTGATGGTGAATTCTCTGCCGGGAGACATTCAAGAAGAGTTAAGCAGTTGGATAATTTGCCGGAAAAGTAA
- a CDS encoding dCMP deaminase: MSDLMQMESAESKTVRRRASWDEYFMRIALQAATRSTCDRKHVGAVIVRDKTILSTGYNGSVRGMPHCDDVGHMMDNSHCVATVHAEANAIIQAAKNGTAIDGAAIYVTASPCWNCFKLIANSGIKKILYFEFYRDDKVIKVAQQAGIELKQVVFQI; this comes from the coding sequence ATGAGTGATCTGATGCAGATGGAGTCTGCGGAGAGTAAAACTGTTCGCAGACGGGCATCCTGGGATGAATATTTTATGCGCATAGCTTTGCAGGCTGCAACACGTTCCACCTGTGACAGAAAACATGTCGGAGCTGTGATCGTGAGGGATAAAACCATACTCTCTACAGGGTATAACGGCAGTGTGCGGGGGATGCCCCATTGTGATGATGTCGGGCATATGATGGATAACTCACACTGTGTGGCAACTGTCCATGCCGAAGCCAATGCGATTATACAGGCTGCCAAAAACGGCACTGCTATTGACGGGGCGGCAATATACGTTACCGCATCACCCTGCTGGAACTGCTTTAAGCTCATAGCCAACAGCGGAATAAAGAAAATCCTCTATTTTGAATTCTACAGAGATGACAAAGTCATCAAGGTGGCACAGCAGGCTGGGATAGAACTGAAACAAGTTGTTTTCCAGATTTAA
- a CDS encoding RNA polymerase sigma factor RpoE, whose product MKEIEKEIIIKAQRGNTKAFRELYDFYAPTVWRLCYRSANGVQQAAEEIVQDVFIKVHKSLKTFNHKAAFSTWLYRITFNAAMQFHGKTALWRRNMLPFEENVMGEEHNDRLELQEQVKNILQPLSREERFLLTAREVEGFTYEDLSVISGESEGALRTKISRLKNTIRKRLLTLEKRTA is encoded by the coding sequence GTGAAAGAGATAGAAAAAGAGATCATAATAAAAGCCCAGCGGGGCAACACCAAGGCATTCAGGGAACTATACGATTTTTATGCGCCTACGGTGTGGAGGCTCTGTTACCGCTCAGCTAACGGAGTACAGCAAGCGGCTGAGGAAATTGTACAGGATGTTTTTATCAAAGTACACAAATCACTAAAGACATTCAATCATAAGGCCGCTTTCTCAACATGGCTTTACAGGATCACCTTCAATGCTGCAATGCAGTTTCATGGGAAAACGGCCCTTTGGAGGCGTAATATGCTGCCGTTTGAAGAGAATGTAATGGGGGAAGAACATAATGACAGGCTCGAACTCCAGGAACAGGTCAAAAACATACTTCAACCCCTATCCCGCGAGGAGCGTTTTCTTCTCACGGCCAGAGAAGTTGAAGGGTTTACCTATGAAGACCTCTCGGTTATAAGCGGAGAATCAGAAGGCGCCCTCAGAACAAAAATATCCAGACTAAAAAACACAATACGCAAACGTCTTTTAACACTCGAAAAAAGGACGGCATAA
- a CDS encoding Ribonuclease D, whose amino-acid sequence MQQKKKPHPLIDRIIETEEELIQYVGNLRKKGIKEICLDLEGDQGSIRYAYSISIFQIYDGEETVIIDVLKMGNNSILRDFLTRKDIVKIMFSCHNDIYMTQNVLNCTISPVRDIAAGQKLLGQPVNLSDHIKVDKTTKDTFQRANWLKRPIHPSMLEYAINDVLQLFDIENAITAQLQSLNLYSEYILNSSLPTRRSFRVDQQKQYSVKFPGYPRMSDTQKRQAATLWIFRELLGKHLNSPVGYLLSKKSMSYIVRHHPDKLQVLLERELNLKRRGGKRIPTSLIERLYKKAIRSENLPPL is encoded by the coding sequence TTGCAGCAGAAGAAAAAACCGCACCCCTTGATCGACAGAATAATCGAGACTGAAGAGGAGCTGATTCAATATGTTGGCAATTTAAGGAAAAAAGGAATAAAAGAGATCTGTCTTGATCTTGAAGGTGATCAGGGATCAATTCGCTACGCCTATTCAATCTCCATATTTCAGATTTATGATGGCGAGGAAACCGTAATCATCGATGTTTTGAAAATGGGCAACAATTCGATTCTCAGGGATTTTTTAACCCGCAAGGATATTGTAAAAATTATGTTCTCCTGTCATAATGATATCTATATGACACAGAACGTTCTCAACTGTACAATTTCACCAGTCAGAGATATTGCTGCGGGGCAAAAGCTGCTTGGCCAACCGGTGAATCTCAGCGACCATATTAAGGTTGACAAAACAACAAAAGACACCTTTCAAAGAGCGAATTGGCTTAAAAGGCCAATTCATCCATCTATGCTTGAATATGCGATTAACGACGTTCTCCAGCTTTTTGATATTGAGAATGCTATCACAGCACAGTTGCAAAGCCTAAATCTTTACAGTGAATACATTTTGAATTCATCACTCCCAACCAGAAGATCTTTTCGAGTGGACCAACAGAAGCAGTACAGTGTTAAGTTCCCCGGTTATCCCCGGATGAGCGATACGCAAAAGCGTCAGGCGGCCACGCTCTGGATATTCAGAGAACTTCTGGGCAAGCACCTAAACAGCCCCGTGGGGTATCTTCTCTCCAAGAAATCGATGTCCTATATTGTCCGCCACCACCCGGATAAGCTTCAGGTTTTACTTGAGCGGGAATTAAACCTGAAGAGAAGAGGGGGGAAAAGGATACCCACATCACTAATAGAGAGGTTATATAAAAAAGCAATTCGGTCTGAGAATCTCCCACCTCTTTAA
- a CDS encoding Alpha-amylase: MSTTSPALIYNLFPRLFKTIDDWTTHLGEVKSMNFNSIYVNPFHAVGGSDSLYAVKDYFKLNSQFLPKGASTEDFKPLEKFTSECKKKGIKVHMDLVINHTANESDLITQHPQWFKKDHNGNIIHPYAIDPANPSDVTVWGDLSEIDYENNPDMEGLIEYWDKMIAFYQEKGFDGFRCDAAYKIPGSVWHRLITSAKKRKPDTEFLAETLGCTLDQTQALNNCGFDYLFNSSKWWNFEGSWCIDQHCQFRHIAPSVSFPESHDTVRLALEQPSTLNMQKNRFLLATIFSKGILMPSGYEYGNRKNLNVVNSVPEDLNDKQWDLQKWIKDINSLKLKSEVLSQEGKWNTMSGYDWDLLFLKKETDNGSSDIGVMINKDWYNTRAVNKEEIPSDFSHYTHVIKPFSSSKKTSFSSEQFELQPSEIVLFVK, encoded by the coding sequence ATGAGTACCACATCACCTGCACTGATTTATAATCTCTTCCCTCGCCTTTTTAAAACCATCGATGACTGGACTACCCATTTAGGTGAAGTCAAATCGATGAATTTCAACTCTATCTACGTAAATCCATTCCATGCGGTAGGTGGATCTGACAGCCTTTACGCTGTTAAGGACTACTTCAAACTCAATTCTCAGTTTTTACCCAAGGGAGCAAGCACAGAAGATTTTAAACCCCTTGAGAAGTTCACATCTGAATGCAAGAAAAAAGGCATAAAGGTCCATATGGATCTTGTAATTAATCACACTGCAAACGAATCCGACTTAATCACCCAACATCCGCAATGGTTTAAAAAAGATCACAACGGAAATATCATACACCCCTATGCAATAGACCCTGCCAATCCTTCCGATGTTACAGTATGGGGAGATCTTTCAGAAATTGATTATGAAAACAATCCCGATATGGAAGGACTTATAGAATACTGGGATAAAATGATCGCGTTTTACCAGGAAAAGGGGTTTGATGGTTTCAGGTGCGATGCAGCCTATAAGATCCCAGGCTCGGTGTGGCACAGGCTTATAACTTCTGCTAAAAAAAGAAAACCAGATACCGAATTTCTCGCAGAAACATTGGGATGTACTCTGGACCAGACTCAAGCCCTGAACAACTGCGGGTTTGATTATCTGTTCAACTCTTCAAAATGGTGGAATTTCGAAGGTTCCTGGTGCATTGATCAGCACTGCCAGTTCAGACACATAGCCCCTTCTGTTTCTTTCCCTGAGTCACATGACACTGTTCGTTTGGCACTCGAGCAACCAAGTACTCTCAATATGCAAAAAAACCGCTTTCTGTTGGCGACAATTTTTTCAAAAGGTATTCTCATGCCCTCGGGATATGAATACGGAAACAGGAAAAACCTCAACGTAGTCAATTCGGTTCCCGAGGATCTCAACGATAAACAGTGGGATCTTCAAAAGTGGATTAAGGATATTAATTCCTTAAAGCTTAAATCAGAAGTGCTCAGCCAGGAAGGCAAATGGAATACCATGTCAGGATATGACTGGGATCTGCTGTTTCTAAAGAAGGAAACCGACAACGGCAGCAGTGATATCGGAGTGATGATAAATAAAGACTGGTATAACACAAGAGCTGTAAACAAAGAGGAAATCCCTTCAGATTTCTCACACTACACTCATGTAATAAAACCATTCAGCAGCAGCAAAAAAACCAGTTTCTCTTCAGAACAGTTTGAACTTCAACCTTCCGAAATTGTTTTGTTCGTTAAATAG